A segment of the Halovivax limisalsi genome:
TCGTGGCTCTCGACGACGAGCGACTGAAGCTCGTCGTCGACGGCGACCTAACGGTACTCGATCGCAACCGCGAGCGGATCGAGGATGCGTGACGTCGCGGTCGACCCGGACCGTTTTGGTGGCCCGGGAGTCAATTCGCGTACGTGAAACGCGCCTCGCTCGCGGACGAACGCGAAACTGGACCCGAATCCGCACGCGGAGACGGCTCCAAATCGACTGCGGACTCGTCGACGAAATCGCCGTCCCTCGTTCGCCGGACGCTTTCGACCGCACTCGATACGTCGGACCTCGCGATCAACCACTACCGGATCGATCCCGGCGGTCGCTTCCCGGCCGGGTTGCACGCCCACCGCGATCAGGAGGAATGCTTCGTCGTCCTGTCCGGACGGGCGACGTTCGAGACGCTCGACGGCGCGGTCGTCGTGGGGGCGGACGAGGCGGTTCGCTTCGCCCCGGGCGAGTACCAGGCCGGCCGGAACGACGGCGACGCCCCGCTGTCGGTGCTGGCGCTCGGCGCTCCGCGAGAGACCGTCGACGTTCGCATCCCGATCGCGTGTCCATCCTGTCGCGGCGACGATCTCCGTCTCGATTTCGCGGGGGACTCGCTCGCGTTCGAGTGCACGGAGTGCGGTGGGAACTGGGACCCCGCGGCGTGTCCCACCTGTTCGAGTGAGGACCTGCGCGTCGTCCTCGGCGAGTCGGACGACCCAGTCGTCGCCTGTCAGAACTGCGAGTCGACCTTCGAGCGACCGCCGATCGACGGCGCGTGGTGATCGGATAGGCGGAGTAGGCGAGTGGACGGGGAGGCCCCTATTCTTCGAGCTCCGCTCGCAGGAGCTGATTGACGGTGCCCGGATCGGCGCTGCCGCCCGTCGCCTGCATGACCTGCCCGACGAGGAAGTTGATGGCGCCGTCGTCGCCGTTCTCGTAGTCGGCGACGGCGTCGGGGTTGTCCTCGATGGCGGCCGTCACGGCTTGGGCGACTTCGTCGTCGCTGGTCTTGCCCAGTCCCTCGGCCTCGACGATCGCGTCCGGGCCCGTCCCCTCGTCGAGCATGGCGCGGAGGACGATTTCCTTCGCGTTCTTCGCCGTGATCTCGTCGGTGGCGACGAGTTCGACCAGTCGGGCGATCTCGTCGAGGCGGCCCTCGAGGTCGGTGATTTCCATGTCGCGATAGTTGAGTTCGCCGAGCAGCTCGTCGGCGACCCACGTCGCGGCCAGGTCCGGATCGAACTCGCTCGCCAGGTCCTCGTAGAAGTCCGCGACCTGCTTCGTCGAGGTGAGCTTCGAGGCGGCCTCCTCGTCGAGGTCGTACGCCGCGCGGAAGCGCTCGCGCCGGGCTCGCGGGAGTTCCGGAATCTCGATCTCGTCCCGCCAGTGGGCGACCCGCAGCGGCGGCAGGTCGGCCTCCTCGAAGTAGCGGTAGTCCTTCTCTTCCTCCTTCGAGCGCATCGAGACCGTGATGCCGCGGCTCTCGTCCCAGTGGCGGGTCTCCTGTTCGACCGCGCGGCCGCGCTGGATGGCGTTTCGCTGGCGGGTCTCCTCGTAGGCCAGCGCTTTCTCCGCCGCCTTGTGACTCGAGATGTTCTTGACCTCGGTCCGGTTGGCCGACTCGAGCGTCTCGGCCGTGAGGTCGCCGCCGTCCTCCGCCTCGTCGGCCTCGACGATCGAGAGGTTGGCGTCGACCCGGAGACTGCCGTCTCGCTCGGCGTCGAAGACGCCCAGGTACTCGAGGACTTCCTCCAGTTCCGCGAGGAAGGCGCGCACTTCGGACGGGCTGCGAAAGTCCGGCGCGGTGACGATCTCCATCAGCGGCGTCCCCGCGCGGTTGTAGTCGATCAGGGTGTACTCGGCGGTGTCGATGCCGCCGCCCCCGCCGACGTGCTGGAGGCTCCCGGGATCCTCTTCGAGGTGGGCACGTTCGATCTCGATGGTGCGACGGTCGCCCTCGACGGAGACCTCGAGTTCGCCGGACTGGCAGATGGGCTCGTCGTACTGCGTGATCTGGAAGTTCTTCGGCAGGTCCGGGTAGAAGTAGTTCTTGCGGTGAAACCGCGTCTCCTCGGGAATCGTCGCGTCGATCGCCTTGCCGACCTTCACGGCCGCCTCCACGGCCCCCTCGTTGAGCACCGGCAGCGATCCCGGCAGGCCCAGACAGACGGGGCAGACGTGGTCGTTCGGTTCGTCAGCCGGGTCCGTCGGGCAGCCGCAGAAGATCTTCGTCTCGGTTTCCAGCTGGACGTGGACCTCGAGGCCGATGACCGTCACGAGGTCGCTTCGCTGGACGTGCTGGGCGGTCATTGGGCCCGATTCGAGTTCCCGCGGGTAAAACGTATCGGGACGGCGCGATCGCGGTGTGGTCGGTCCCGTCGCTGCCCTCCGGCGGCGGTCGGTCGCGAGACGGGCCGATCGGGACGTGCTCGGCAATCGGGAGCACCCGAAACGTATCGCTCTCGGACAATTGACGAATTAAATATGTTTGTCTGACGCACGTTTATGTACACGGCGGCGCCCCTAGCGCGTATGCCGAAAAATCGCGTCGACGAACTGGAGTCGACGGTCCGCGAACTGGAGTCGACGATTCAGGGATTGACGGAGGAACTCGTCGAGTCGAAGGAACGAATCAGAGTCCTCGAGGACATGCTCGAAGCCGAGGCGCCGACCCGGGTGCCGGACCGCCGGAGCGAGGGGACGTTCGAAGCCGAGCCCGACGAGGTCGCCGCGGCGGCCGCGGAGGCGGAATCGGCCGACGATCTCGGGCTCGAACCGGACGCGGCCGAGGACGCCCCGGAGACGGAACCGGCTTCGGCGGAACCGACGGACGGCGACACTGACTCAGAACCACAAGAGTCACGTACCGACGACATCATCGTAGCCTAACTGCTCGATTCGACGTCGGCCCCGGAGGCTCCCAGGAAATGCACATCAAAGCCCTCGTTCTGGATAATTTCAAGAGCTTCGGGCGCAAGACCCGAATTCCCTTCTACGAGGACTTCACCGTCGTCACCGGTCCGAACGGCTCTGGCAAGTCGAACATCATCGACGCCGTGCTCTTCGCGCTCGGACTGGCGCGGACGCGGGGCATTCGCGCCGAGAAGCTCACCGACCTGATCTACAACCCCGGATACGAGGACGGCGAGCGCCCGCCGGGCACCCGCGAAGCCGAGGTCGAAGTCATCCTCGACAACGCCGATCGGACCCTCGAGAAATCCCAGGTCGCGACGGCCGCGGGCACCGAGGACGTCGGCGACTGCGACGAGATCCGCATCCGCCGACGGGTCAAACAGACCGAGGACAACTACTACTCCTACTACTATCTCAACGGCCGCTCGGTCAACCTCACCGACATCAAGGACCTGCTCGCCCAGGCCGGCGTCGCCCCGGAGGGGTACAACGTCGTCATGCAGGGCGACGTCACCGAGATCATCAACATGACCCCGCACAGTCGGCGCGAGATCATCGACGAGATCGCCGGCGTCGCGGAGTTCGACGCGAAGAAGGCGGACGCGTTCGAGGAACTCGAGGTCGTCCAGGAGCGCATCGACGAAGCCGACCTCCGCATCGAGGAGAAGCGGACCCGCCTCGACCAGCTCGAAGACGAGCGCCGGATGGCGCTTCGCTACCGTCGCCTCCGGCGCGAAAAGGCCGAGTACGAGGGCTACCTCAAGGCGAGCGAACTCGAGGAGAAACGCGAAGAACTCGAATCGGTCGAGGAACGCATCGACGACCTCGAGGCCGACCTGGAGGAACGCCAGCGCGACCTCGACGAGAAGCAGGGCACCGTCGTTCGCCTGCAGGAGGACCTCGAGGACCTAAACGCCGAGATCGAGCGCAAGGGCGAGGACGAACAGCTACGGATCAAAGCCGAGATCGAGGAGGTCAAAGGCGAGATCGCCCGCCTCGAGGACAAGATCGAGACCTGCCGGGAGCGCATCGAGGAAGCCGAGGCCGACCGGCGCGAGGCGTTCGTCCAGATCGACCGCAAGCAAGAGCGCGTCGAGGAGCTCGAGGACGAGATGCGCGAGTGCAAACTCGAGAAGGCCTCGATCGCCTCCGAGATACAGGAGCGCGAGGCCGAGATCGACGAGCTCGAGACCGAACTCGAGAACGTCGACACCGAGTACGACGAAGTGAAGGCCGACCTCGCCGAGCGCAAGGACGAACTCGAGGTGGCGAAGACGGCGAAGAACGACCTCCAGCGCGAGCAGGATCGCCTGCTCGACGAGGCGCGACGGCGATCGAACGAGATCTCGGAGCTCGAGTCCTCGATCGAGGAGACCCGTGAACTCCTGCCGGAACTCGACGAAGAGCGCTCGGAACTCGAACGGGAACTGTCGAAGGCCGAGGCGAACAAGGAGAACATCGCCGAGGTCGTCCAGGACCTGAAACGCGAGCGCTTCCAGCTCCAGGACGACCTGGACGAACTCGAGGACGAACTCCAGGCGAAACAGCAGGAGTACGCCGAACTCGAGGCGAAGGCGGGCGAGAGCGGCGACTCCTCGTTCGGGCGCGCGGTGACGACCATCCTGAACGCCGGCTTCGAGGGCGTCCACGGCGCGGTCGCGCAGCTGGGAAGCGTCGCGGGCGAGCACGCCGTCGCCTGCGAGACGGCCGCCGGCGGCCGGCTGGCGAACGTCGTCGTCGACGACGACGGCGTCGGCCAGCACTGCATCGAGCACCTCAAGTCGAAGAACGCCGGGCGGGCGACGTTCCTCCCGATGACCGAGATGCACACGCGAAGCCTGCCCTCGGCCCCGGCAGACCCCGGCGTGGTCGACTTCGCGTACAATCTGGTCGACTTCGACGACCAGTACGCGGGGGTTTTCTCGTACGTCCTCGGCGACACGCTCGTCGTCGAGGACATCGAGACGGCCCGGTCCTACATGGGCGACTTCCGGATGGTGACCGTCGACGGCGACCTCGTCGAGAAGAGCGGGGCGATGACCGGCGGCTCGCGCAAGGGATCGCGCTACTCGTTCTCGACGGACGGTCGCGGCACACTCGAACGCGTCGCGACCCAGATCACGGAGCTGCAGGACCAGCGCGAGGACCTGCGCGAGGAGCTTCGCGACGTCGAATCGAGACTCGACGACGCGCGGGACCGACAGACCGACGCGGCGGACGAGGTTCGGTCCATCGAGAACGAGATCGAGAAGCTCGACGACCAGCGCGAGCGACTCGAGGCGGAGATCGAGTCCGACGAGTCTGAACTCGAAGAGCTCGAGGACGAGCGCGAATCCGTCGACGAGGAGATGACCGAAATCTCCGGGAAGATCGAGGCAAAACAGGCCGATATCGAGTCGATCGAGGCGGCGATCGAGGAACTCGAGACCGAGCTGGCCGACTCGAAGATTCCGGAACTCACGGCCCAGATCGAGGAGCTCGAGGACGAGATCGACGAGCGCGAGGATCGCGTCGAGGCGCTCAACTCCGAGCTCAACGAGTACGAACTCGAGAAGAACTACGCCGAGGAGGCGATCGAGGACCTCCACGACGAGATCGAGACCGCCCAGAACCAGAAGGCGGAGTACGAAGGGCGCATCGAAACCTACGAGGCCGAGATCGAGAGTCAGGAGGGCGCCCTCGACGAAAAGCGCGAGGCGGTCGAACAGCTCGAATCCGAACTCGCCGAACTCAAAGACGAGCGCTCCGATCTCAAGGACGATCTCGCCGACGCCCGGCTGGCTCGCGACGAGGCCCAGGAGGCCGTCGACGAGACCGAGTCCGACCTCGCCGCGGCGCGGGACCGCGAGGAGGCCCTGACGTGGGAGATCGACTCGCTCGAGGACGAGGTCGGCGACTACGACCCCGAGGACGTCCCGGACCACGACACCGTCGTCGAGATGATCGACCTCCTCGAGGCCGACATGGAGGCGCTCGAACCGGTGAACATGCTCGCGATCGACGAGTACGACGAGGTTCGATCCGCCCTCGACGAACTGGAGGAAAACCGGGAGACCCTCGTCGAGGAGGCCGAGGGCATTCGCGATCGGATCGAGCGCTACGAGCGCCAGAAGAAGGACACCTTCATGGACGCCTACGAATCGATCAACGGCCACTTCACCGACATCTTCGAGCAGCTCTCGGAGGGGACGGGCTCGCTCCACCTCGAGGACGATGAGGACCCGTTCGACGGCGGGCTGACCATGAAGGCCCAGCCCGGCGACAAGCCGATCCAGCGCCTCGACGCGATGTCCGGCGGCGAGAAGTCCCTGACGGCGCTGGCGTTCATCTTCGCCATTCAGCGGCACAACCCGGCGCCGTTCTACGCGCTCGACGAGATCGACGCCTTCCTCGACGCGGTCAACGCCGAACGCGTCGGCCGGATGGTCGACGAGCTGGCCGGCGACGCGCAGTTCGTCGTCGTCTCGCACCGCCAGGCCATGCTCGATCGCTCCGAGCGAGCCATCGGGGTGACGATGCAACAGGACAACGTGAGCGCGGTGACCGGGATCGACCTGAGCGGCGGGGAGGAGGTCGTTGCTGATGACTAGCGAGGAATCCGAGGAGGCGAAGGCGACGACGGATTCCTCGGAAACGCGAACGGGGAACGAAGTGACCCGTGAGCGAAGGGAGGGCTCCGAGGAGGCGAAGGCGACGACGGATTCCTCGGAAACGCGAACGGGGAACGAAGTGACCCGTGAGCGAAGGGAGGGCTCCGAGGAGGCGAAGGCGACGACGGAACCCTCCGAACACTCGAGCGGGGAGCGAAGCGACCCGCGAGAGAGCGTGGACGGCGAGTTCGAGCGATCCTCGGAACCATCCGACGAGGCCGCCGAGGACGACATTCCCCTATCGATCGCCGGGCACGAGGATCGCGAGCCACCGGGCGGAGACGACGCGGAATCGGTCTCGTTCGGCGACGCGGACGAGGAGTCGGACGCCGATGCACCCGACGACGCGGATCCGTACCCCGACCAGGTCGACGCGCTCGCCGCCGATGAGGACGATGAGGACGTCCAGCCGGTCGAGTTGCTCGTTCAGCTGGCCAAGAACGGCGAGATCGACCCGTGGGATATCGACATCGTGCACGTGACGGACGCGTTTCTCGACGCGCTCGACGAGGCCGATCTGCGAACCTCGGGTCGGGCGCTGTTCTACGCGAGCGTCCTCCTGCGGATGAAGAGTGACGTGCTGTTCACGCCGGACGAGCCCGACGAGGAGGAGTTGCCGCCGTGGGAGGCGCCGTTCGCCGAGGAGGGGCCGGCCCCGGAGGAAGCGGAGGGGCCGGACGGGTTCGATCCGGTCGAGCGGCTCGAAGCGGAGATGGATCGCCGGCTGGAGCGCCAGCACGCACGCGGCAAGCCGGAGACGCTGGACGAGCTGGTTCGGGAACTGCGCGACGCCGAGCGGGGGTCGTGGTGGAAGCGCTCGCGCGAGTACGACACGTCGAACTCGCCGAGCGGGTTCAACCGCGGCGTGCAGGAACTCAGCTACCACTCGGGCGACGCCTTTCGCGGCGTCGACGAGCCGACGGCCGACGACGTCACGCACACCCAGCACGACGAGGATATCGAGGACGTCATCGACGCCGTCGAGGCGGCGCTCGAACCGCACTACGAGGGCGGCCGCGAGGAGGTCCTGTTCGTCGAGATCGAGGCGTCGGGCGGCTCGCGGGTGATGACCTACCTGGCGCTGCTGTTTCTCGCCCACCGCGGTCGGGTGCGACTCGAACAGGACGAACTGTTCGGCGACCTCTGGGTCCAGCAGGTGACGGTCGAGGCCGAGGCGACCGGCGAAGCGGTGGCGGACTGACTCGCCCCATCCGTCCACTGCGACGGAGGGTGAACGAAATTCCTATGTGGTCAGTTCACCTACCAGTTACTGATGTCCAGACCCGAGGACGCCCTGTATCGCCTCCGCGTCGTCACGTTCGCCCTGCTCCGATTGCTCCTGTTCGGCGCGGTTCTGCTCGGCTTACTGGTGGGGCCGCTACTCCTCCTTGATTCGGGGGTCGGACTCGCCATCGGGATGGCGCTGTTCACCGTGGCCCTCTTCGCCGTCACCACGGCCCGGCCACTCCCGCTCTACGCCCCGGATGCCTTCGGCGTGCACCACCGCGTCGACGAGGACACGTTCGACGGGTCGCGAAAGCGCTGTACCGAGTGCGGCCGATCGACCACGCAGGGCCTGCGTCGGCGATACGCGCGCCAGTTCGTCTGCTTCGGCGTCCCGCTGCACACCCTCGGGTGGGGAGTCAACGAGTACTGTCTGGACTGCGCCGAACCGGGCGGGTCGGCCGTCCGCCGCGAGGCCGACGCGACCGCCCGTACGGACGACGCGGTCGATCGCGAACTCGAACGGGCGTTCGAGTGACGGGGACTAGGCGGCCAGACGCCACTCCCCGTCGCCGACGGCTTCGACGACCTCGCGGCGTTCCATCTCCGAGAGCACCTCCGGGAGGCGGTCGGGCTGGGCGATCTCCATCTCGATGCGCTGGATGTCGTGGACGCTCGCGAGGAAGTGTCGGATCTCGTCCGCGGTGAACGTCTCCTGGTCGGCCCCGTCCATCACGCCCGAAATCAGGTCGATCATGTCCTCGATGAAGTTCCACGGGTAGACGATCCAGGCCCACTCCTCGAGTCGTTCGCCCACGTAGTGGGGTTCGAACTCGCTCGTCCCGAGCAGCTGGAGGGTCGCGGTGCGGACGGTCCCCGCGTCGCGGTCGGTGACGTACTCGTGGGCGCGTTCGATCGAGCCGCCGGTGTCGGCGATGTCGTCGACGATGAGGACGTCCTTGTCCGAGACGCTGCCCTCCGGCATGGGATACCTGACGGTGGGTTCGTCGGCCTTCTCCGCCGCGCCGACGTAGTGTTCCATCTTCAGGCTCGTCAGGTCGTCGAGCCCCAGGAAGTCACAGCAGCAGCGTCCGGCGAACCAGCCTCCGCGAGCGAGCGCGACGATGACGTCCGGCTCGAACGCGTCGCGTCTGACCTGTTCGCTCACCTCCCGACAGAGGCTGTAGATGTACTCCCAGTTGGTGATGGTACAGCTGAAGTCCTCCGGTAACTCGGACATCGTGTGCTCGCGAGA
Coding sequences within it:
- a CDS encoding cupin domain-containing protein, which gives rise to MKRASLADERETGPESARGDGSKSTADSSTKSPSLVRRTLSTALDTSDLAINHYRIDPGGRFPAGLHAHRDQEECFVVLSGRATFETLDGAVVVGADEAVRFAPGEYQAGRNDGDAPLSVLALGAPRETVDVRIPIACPSCRGDDLRLDFAGDSLAFECTECGGNWDPAACPTCSSEDLRVVLGESDDPVVACQNCESTFERPPIDGAW
- the gatB gene encoding Asp-tRNA(Asn)/Glu-tRNA(Gln) amidotransferase subunit GatB, with protein sequence MTAQHVQRSDLVTVIGLEVHVQLETETKIFCGCPTDPADEPNDHVCPVCLGLPGSLPVLNEGAVEAAVKVGKAIDATIPEETRFHRKNYFYPDLPKNFQITQYDEPICQSGELEVSVEGDRRTIEIERAHLEEDPGSLQHVGGGGGIDTAEYTLIDYNRAGTPLMEIVTAPDFRSPSEVRAFLAELEEVLEYLGVFDAERDGSLRVDANLSIVEADEAEDGGDLTAETLESANRTEVKNISSHKAAEKALAYEETRQRNAIQRGRAVEQETRHWDESRGITVSMRSKEEEKDYRYFEEADLPPLRVAHWRDEIEIPELPRARRERFRAAYDLDEEAASKLTSTKQVADFYEDLASEFDPDLAATWVADELLGELNYRDMEITDLEGRLDEIARLVELVATDEITAKNAKEIVLRAMLDEGTGPDAIVEAEGLGKTSDDEVAQAVTAAIEDNPDAVADYENGDDGAINFLVGQVMQATGGSADPGTVNQLLRAELEE
- a CDS encoding DUF7518 family protein, with translation MPKNRVDELESTVRELESTIQGLTEELVESKERIRVLEDMLEAEAPTRVPDRRSEGTFEAEPDEVAAAAAEAESADDLGLEPDAAEDAPETEPASAEPTDGDTDSEPQESRTDDIIVA
- the smc gene encoding chromosome segregation protein SMC → MHIKALVLDNFKSFGRKTRIPFYEDFTVVTGPNGSGKSNIIDAVLFALGLARTRGIRAEKLTDLIYNPGYEDGERPPGTREAEVEVILDNADRTLEKSQVATAAGTEDVGDCDEIRIRRRVKQTEDNYYSYYYLNGRSVNLTDIKDLLAQAGVAPEGYNVVMQGDVTEIINMTPHSRREIIDEIAGVAEFDAKKADAFEELEVVQERIDEADLRIEEKRTRLDQLEDERRMALRYRRLRREKAEYEGYLKASELEEKREELESVEERIDDLEADLEERQRDLDEKQGTVVRLQEDLEDLNAEIERKGEDEQLRIKAEIEEVKGEIARLEDKIETCRERIEEAEADRREAFVQIDRKQERVEELEDEMRECKLEKASIASEIQEREAEIDELETELENVDTEYDEVKADLAERKDELEVAKTAKNDLQREQDRLLDEARRRSNEISELESSIEETRELLPELDEERSELERELSKAEANKENIAEVVQDLKRERFQLQDDLDELEDELQAKQQEYAELEAKAGESGDSSFGRAVTTILNAGFEGVHGAVAQLGSVAGEHAVACETAAGGRLANVVVDDDGVGQHCIEHLKSKNAGRATFLPMTEMHTRSLPSAPADPGVVDFAYNLVDFDDQYAGVFSYVLGDTLVVEDIETARSYMGDFRMVTVDGDLVEKSGAMTGGSRKGSRYSFSTDGRGTLERVATQITELQDQREDLREELRDVESRLDDARDRQTDAADEVRSIENEIEKLDDQRERLEAEIESDESELEELEDERESVDEEMTEISGKIEAKQADIESIEAAIEELETELADSKIPELTAQIEELEDEIDEREDRVEALNSELNEYELEKNYAEEAIEDLHDEIETAQNQKAEYEGRIETYEAEIESQEGALDEKREAVEQLESELAELKDERSDLKDDLADARLARDEAQEAVDETESDLAAARDREEALTWEIDSLEDEVGDYDPEDVPDHDTVVEMIDLLEADMEALEPVNMLAIDEYDEVRSALDELEENRETLVEEAEGIRDRIERYERQKKDTFMDAYESINGHFTDIFEQLSEGTGSLHLEDDEDPFDGGLTMKAQPGDKPIQRLDAMSGGEKSLTALAFIFAIQRHNPAPFYALDEIDAFLDAVNAERVGRMVDELAGDAQFVVVSHRQAMLDRSERAIGVTMQQDNVSAVTGIDLSGGEEVVADD
- a CDS encoding segregation/condensation protein A, yielding MTSEESEEAKATTDSSETRTGNEVTRERREGSEEAKATTDSSETRTGNEVTRERREGSEEAKATTEPSEHSSGERSDPRESVDGEFERSSEPSDEAAEDDIPLSIAGHEDREPPGGDDAESVSFGDADEESDADAPDDADPYPDQVDALAADEDDEDVQPVELLVQLAKNGEIDPWDIDIVHVTDAFLDALDEADLRTSGRALFYASVLLRMKSDVLFTPDEPDEEELPPWEAPFAEEGPAPEEAEGPDGFDPVERLEAEMDRRLERQHARGKPETLDELVRELRDAERGSWWKRSREYDTSNSPSGFNRGVQELSYHSGDAFRGVDEPTADDVTHTQHDEDIEDVIDAVEAALEPHYEGGREEVLFVEIEASGGSRVMTYLALLFLAHRGRVRLEQDELFGDLWVQQVTVEAEATGEAVAD
- a CDS encoding phosphoribosyltransferase; this encodes MSELPEDFSCTITNWEYIYSLCREVSEQVRRDAFEPDVIVALARGGWFAGRCCCDFLGLDDLTSLKMEHYVGAAEKADEPTVRYPMPEGSVSDKDVLIVDDIADTGGSIERAHEYVTDRDAGTVRTATLQLLGTSEFEPHYVGERLEEWAWIVYPWNFIEDMIDLISGVMDGADQETFTADEIRHFLASVHDIQRIEMEIAQPDRLPEVLSEMERREVVEAVGDGEWRLAA